The Siniperca chuatsi isolate FFG_IHB_CAS linkage group LG2, ASM2008510v1, whole genome shotgun sequence genome window below encodes:
- the dynlrb1 gene encoding dynein light chain roadblock-type 1, protein MAEVEETLKRIQGQKGVQGIIIVNSEGIPIKTTLDNASTVQYAGLIHQLVMKARSTVRDIDPLNDLTFLRVRSKKNEIMIAPDKDYFLIVIQNPSD, encoded by the exons ATG GCTGAAGTAGAGGAAACTCTGAAGCGAATCCAGGGCCAGAAGGGCGTGCAGGGGATCATCATTGTCAACTCAGAAG GAATCCCCATCAAGACGACTCTGGACAACGCCAGCACAGTGCAGTACGCAGGACTGATCCACCAGCTGGTGATGAAGGCCAGGAGCACCGTCCGAGACATCGACCCCCTGAACGACCTCACCTTTCTCCGTGTGCGCTCCAAGAAGAACGAGATCATGATCGCTCCAG ATAAGGACTATTTCCTGATCGTCATCCAGAACCCATCAGACTGA